A genomic segment from Syntrophotalea acetylenivorans encodes:
- the infC gene encoding translation initiation factor IF-3 has product MAKQETRINRDIRARQVRVVDDEGELLGILTVPEALAAAEERGLDLVEVSPNADPPVCRIMDYGKYKYQASKRAAEAKKKSAKVEVKEVKMRPKTEEHDFQVKLRNARRFLDDGNRVKVTVMFRGREVTHPEFGRRLMEKLAEQVSDIAQVEMTPRMAGRFMTMVVAPKK; this is encoded by the coding sequence ATAGCTAAGCAAGAGACACGCATAAACCGCGACATTCGTGCCCGGCAGGTTCGGGTCGTTGATGACGAAGGGGAGTTGCTCGGTATTTTGACCGTGCCTGAAGCCCTGGCTGCCGCCGAAGAGCGTGGCCTCGACCTGGTTGAGGTTTCGCCTAATGCCGATCCGCCTGTATGTCGGATCATGGACTACGGCAAGTACAAGTATCAGGCCAGTAAAAGGGCGGCTGAGGCAAAGAAAAAGTCTGCCAAGGTTGAGGTCAAAGAAGTCAAAATGCGCCCCAAGACCGAGGAACACGACTTTCAAGTCAAATTGCGCAATGCTCGTCGTTTTCTTGATGACGGAAACCGCGTCAAAGTGACGGTTATGTTTCGAGGACGGGAAGTAACACATCCCGAGTTCGGCCGCCGGTTGATGGAAAAGCTTGCCGAGCAGGTATCGGACATCGCACAGGTGGAAATGACCCCACGGATGGCCGGTCGCTTTATGACTATGGTTGTGGCACCAAAAAAATAA